In Kryptolebias marmoratus isolate JLee-2015 linkage group LG20, ASM164957v2, whole genome shotgun sequence, a genomic segment contains:
- the LOC108245539 gene encoding cullin-3: protein MSNLKGGTKKDTKMRIRAFPMTMDEKYVNNIWDLLKNAIQEIQRKNNSGLSFEELYRNAYTMVLHKHGEKLYTGLREVVTEHLINKVREDVLNSLNNNFLQTLNQAWNDHQTAMVMIRDILMYMDRVYVQQNSVENVYNLGLIIFRDQVVRYGCIRDHLRQTLLDMIARERKGEVVDRGAIRNACQMLMILGLDGRSVYEEDFECPFLEMSAEFFQMESQKFLAENSASVYIKKVEARINEEIERVMHCLDKSTEEPIVKVVERELISKHMKTIVEMENSGLVHMLKNGKTEDLACMYKLFSRVPNGLKTMCECMSSYLREQGKALVSEEGEGKNPVDYIQGLLDLKTRFDHFLLESFNNDRLFKQTIAGDFEYFLNLNSRSPEYLSLFIDDKLKKGVKGLTEQEVESILDKAMVLFRFMQEKDVFERYYKQHLGRRLLSNKSVSDDSEKNMISKLKTECGCQFTSKLEGMFRDMSISNTTMDEFRQHIQTTSASLSGVDLTVRVLTTGYWPTQSATPKCTIPPAPRHAFEVFRRFYLAKHSGRQLTLQHHMGGADLNATFYGAIKKEDGSEVGVGGAQVTGSNTRKHILQVSTFQMTILMLFNNREKCTFEEIQQETDIPERELVRALQSLACGKPTQRVLTKEPKSKEIENGHVFTVNDQFTSKLHRVKIQTVAAKQGESDPERKETRQKVDDDRKHEIEAAIVRIMKSRKKMQHNVLVAEVTQQLRARFLPSPVVIKKRIEGLIEREYLARTPEDRKVYTYVA, encoded by the exons ATGTCCAACCTCAAAGGCGGCACCAAGAAGGACACCAAGATGAGGATACGAGCCTTCCCT ATGACTATGGATGAGAAATATGTGAATAACATCTGGGACCTTCTGAAGAATGCCATCCAGGAGATTCAGAGGAAGAACAACAGTGGACTGAGCTTCGAGGAGCTGTACAGGAACGCCTACACCATGGTTCTCCACAAGCACGGGGAGAAGCTCTACACGGGTCTGAGGGAGGTCGTCACTGAGCACCTCATCAACAAA GTGCGGGAAGACGTTCTAAACtccttaaataataattttctgcaaacactgAACCAGGCCTGGAATGACCATCAGACTGCCATGGTTATGATCAGAGACATCCTTATGTACATG gaCAGGGTCTACGTTCAGCAAAACAGTGTGGAGAATGTGTACAACCTCGGCCTCATCATATTCAGGGACCAGGTGGTGCGCTACGGCTGCATTCGTGACCACCTTCGACAGACGCTGCTGGACATGATTGCACGGGAGAGGAAGGGAGAGGTTGTGGACAG GGGTGCCATCAGAAATGCCTGCCAAATGCTGATGATTCTCGGTCTGGATGGTAGATCTGTGTACGAAGAGGACTTTGAGTGCCCTTTCTTAGAAATGTCTGCTGAATTCTTCCAG atgGAGAGCCAAAAGTTCTTAGCAGAAAACAGTGCCAGTGTCTACATAAAGAAGGTAGAAGCCAGAATCAATGAGGAGATCGAGCGGGTAATGCACTGTCTGGACAAGTCTACGGAAGAGCCCATTGTCAAGGTAGTGGAAAGGGAGCTGATTTCCAAACACATGAAAACCATTGTCGAGATGGAGAATTCAGGCCTGGTCCATATGCTTAAGAACGGCAAAACGGAAG ACCTGGCGTGCATGTACAAGCTGTTCAGTCGAGTACCAAATGGCCTTAAAACAATGTGCGAGTGTATGAGCTCGTATTTGAGAGAACAAGGCAAAGCTCTGGTGTCTGAGGAGGGAGAGGGCAAGAACCCTGTTGACTATATCCAG GGTCTGCTCGACTTGAAGACGCGGTTTGATCATTTTCTCCTTGAGTCTTTCAACAATGACAGACTCTTTAAACAAACCATAGCTGGAGACTTTGAGTATTTCCTCAACCTCAACTCCCGCTCACCAGAGTACCTGTCACTCTTTATTGATGACAAGCTGAAAAAGGGAGTGAAAGGG TTGACAGAACAGGAGGTGGAGTCGATTCTGGACAAGGCCATGGTGCTGTTCCGGTTCATGCAGGAGAAAGATGTTTTTGAAAGGTACTACAAGCAGCATCTGGGCCGTCGGCTCCTCAGCAACAAGAGCGTCTCAGATGACTCAGAAAAGAACATGATCTCTAAGCTAAAG ACAGAATGTGGCTGTCAGTTCACCTCAAAACTGGAAGGGATGTTCAGAGACATGAGCATCTCCAACACTACTATGGATGAGTTCAGACAGCATATACAAACTACATCG GCATCACTGAGTGGTGTGGACCTCACAGTAAGGGTCCTCACTACTGGCTACTGGCCTACACAGTCTGCGACACCCAAATGCACTATCCCCCCTGCTCCTAGACATGCCTTTGAAGTCTTCAGAAG gtttTACCTCGCTAAGCACAGCGGAAGGCAGCTCACACTACAACACCACATGGGAGGGGCGGACCTAAATGCAACTTTCTATGGAGCTATTAAAAAG GAGGACGGTTCAGAGGTTGGTGTCGGTGGAGCCCAGGTTACAGGTTCGAACACCCGAAAGCACATCCTGCAGGTCTCCACCTTCCAGATGACCATCCTCATGCTCTTCAACAACAGAGAAAAGTGCACTTTTGAG GAGATTCAGCAGGAGACGGATATCCCTGAGAGAGAGTTGGTGCGAGCGTTGCAGTCGTTGGCCTGTGGGAAACCCACACAGCGAGTTCTCACAAAGGAGCCAAAGTCCAAGGAGATCGAGAACGGGCATGTGTTTACAGTCAATGATCAGTTTACATCCAAGCTGCACAGAGTCAAAATACAAACCG TTGCTGCGAAACAAGGGGAGTCGGATCCTGAAAGGAAAGAGACACGGCAGAAGGTGGATGATGACAGGAAGCATGAAATTGAGGCTGCGATTGTCCGAATCATGAAGTCAAGGAAGAAGATGCAGCACAATGTTCTAGTTGCAGAG GTGACTCAGCAGCTCCGAGCACGCTTCCTTCCCAGTCCTGTGGTAATCAAAAAGCGCATAGAGGGACTAATAGAAAGAGAATATTTGGCGAGGACGCCAGAGGATCGTAAAGTGTACACCTACGTTGCGTAG